AAATCGACACTGTGACTATAGGTAATATTTCGAGCAATTCAATTTTGATAGTAGTATCAGCAGGAATAGCTTGTATGATGGTTTTAGGATTTTTAAGGATATTGTTTGATTTGCCATTATATATTATATTAAATGTTTCATATTTGATTGTTTTGATATTAGGATTCTTTGTTTCAGAGGAATTTTTGGCTATTGCCTTTGATGCATCTGGTTCTACTACAGGAGTTCTGGCTGTGCCTTTTATTCTAGCATTGTCCTTTGGTATATCTGCTAGGAAAAAGAACAGTAAATCATCTGAAAAGGACAGTTTTGGATTAGTCGCTATTGCATCAGTTGGAGCTATTGCATCAGTTATGATTTTAGATATTTTTAGCAAAACAAGTGAATTTGCAGGAATATTGCCAAGCAGTCAATTTGAAAATCTTTCAATTGCTAGAGTATTTATGAGAGAAGTATTTCCAGCCTTTCATGATAGCTCCATAGCATTTTTACCTTTATTGATAATTTATATAGTGACTTTGCTTATATCAAAATCCATATCCAAAAGAGAAAATAGAAGAATGATTTTTGGTTTTATTTATGCATTTTTAGGATTAATAATATTTTTTATTGGAGTAAATGCTGGTTTTATGGAAGTAGGAAGTCTTATAGGAAGTCACTTAGTGGAGCAGGAAAAATATATTTTCCTAATATCCATAGGCTTTGTTTTAGGAATAGTTACTATTCTTGCAGAGCCTGCTGTATATGTACTTACTCATCAGATAGAAGAGGTAACAGCTGGTTATGTAAAAAGAAGATCAGTTTTAGTAGCTCTATCTGCTGGAGTTGGACTGGCAGTTGCTTTATCTATGCTGAGGATTGTAACTAGTGATATAAGGCTATGGCATTATTTGCTTCCTGGCTACATTATTGCAGTGACACTGACTTTTTTTGCTCCAAAGCTCTTTGTAGGTATTGCCTTTGATGCAGGAGGAGTAGCAACAGGTCCGATGACAGCAACTTTTATTTTGGCATTTACTCAAGGAGCCGCAAACAGCTATCCTAATGCAGACTTATTAGCAGATGGCTTTGGCATGATAGCCATGGTTGCTATGATGCCTATAATAACTCTTCAGATTTTAGGGCTTGTTTTTAAGGTTAAAAATAGAAAAACGATAGAAGGAGAAGAGAAATCCTCATGATAATATATGATATGAATGTACTGATTTTAAAGCATGGTATGGGTAGTAAAGCTATAGCTCTAGCAAAAGATTGCAATATATCAGGCGGAACTGTGCTCCTTGGAAAAGGAACAATCAGAAACTCTTTTTTGAGTTTTTTTGAGCTAGCGGAGTCTACTAAAGAGATAGTTTTAATTATTGCAAATAGAGAGCTAGGATGCAAGTTTTTAGAAAGAGCTAATAGCGAATTTAATTTGATAAATCAAAATCATGGAATAGCTTTTTCCATTGAGCTGTCAAAGGTCATGGGGTACACAAGCTACAAGAAGGATACATTAAATTACTGCCAAACTGGAGGAGAAGTTATGCTTAATTACGATTCTATTTTTGTTATAGTGGATAAAGGAAAAGGTGAGGATGTTGTAGATGCAGCTAGCGAGGCTGGAGCTAGAGGTGCAACTATAGTCAATGCAAGAGGATCTGGGATTCATGAAACTAGCAAAATTTTTGCGATAGAAATAGAGCCTGAGAAAGAAATTGTTTTGATTCTTACAAAAGACGATATCACACAAGCTGTGTGTGACAATATAAATAGAAAAATGAAACTTGATGAACCTGGAAATGGAATATTGTTTGTGCAAAAAGTTAATAAAGCCTATGGAATATATTAGAGCACTTATCGCTATAAACTAGCTAATTGATTAAAAAATGGAGCTATCAAAAAAGATAGCTCCATTGGCTTTATGCGAGTTATAAATAATTTTAATCTAAATTACTTTATAAATTTGATTAAAATATAGAATTATAATACTCTATTATCGTAATCATATTTATCCATAATAACGCTGTTGTTGTCACGATAATGTGTATATACCAGATCTCTTTTATAATCATCTCGTTCATCAACTGCAACGATAATATATCCTTGGTCTAGATATCCTTTAAATTCATCAAGTTCAGCTTCATCTACTCCTAAATCAACTAAAGCACCAGCAAGTCCGCCTACTGCTCCACCTGCTATTATACCTCCAAGAGTTGCAGCTATAGGCCCAGCAGCTAAAAACGGTCCTACGCCAGGAATAGCAAGTACTCCGATTTCAGCAAGTAAAGCACCTGCCCCACCTATAATACCACCAGTCACTACGCCAGTTGTAGTATTTCTAGCAGTGTCCTCAGTTTTTATTTTAGTATCAGTTACATTCTCAACATTTCTTATTTCATCATGATGTTTAGCCATGACAGATATTTCTTTGTCACTATATCCATTTGCTCTAAGACTTTCAATAACTTTGATTGCATCCGTTTCTGTTTTAAATACTCCTATAAGTTTCTTGTTAACCATAATAAGCCTCCTTAGACTATTCATTGGGAAAAACATATTAACGCTATAGGTTAGTTCAAAATTAACACATTGAAAATATTAAACATAAAAAAAAAACAACCTAGTATATATATAACCACTAAAACTGATATTAAACATTTATGATATTTAGTATCAAAATAAGATAGCCTTAAATAAAAAACTAAAAGCAGATGAGCATCTGCTTTTAGTTACTACTAGACAATGTTAAATTATTTTTGACTTAAAAGCTTTTCTTTTTGTTTTTGCTCTTCTATTTCAAATTGTTCACCGAGAGAATCTAGAGTTTTTTGATCAAATTGCTTGTGGGCTTCTTCGGATATTTCATTTTCTTCTTCATCAAGATGATGTTCCATAATTTCTTTCATTACTCCAAATTTAATTATCCAAGTTTCGTCATCAACAGGAAGATTTTTTAATTTTTCGAGTAAATCCTCAATAACATGATGTTCTTCTAGTATCTCAAGCCCCATATCTTTAGTATCTTTATTTTCCTTCAATTTAGGGACTAATACTGCTTCCTCAGCTTCGTGATGAGCAGTTAAATCAATGTATAGTTTTTCGAATTTTGACTGTCTTGTTTTAATTGCTCTATCTGTTGTCTCATTGATTTCGTCGCTGAGCTTTCTAAATTCCTCATGCTCTTTTTTTATTTCCTTAAAAATATCCATTTAAAAACCTCCTACTAATATATAATGGTAAAAATTGTATCCATATTTATAAATACCCGTTATTTTTTTTTCAAACAATTATATTAATAGTTTTAATAGGATTAGAAATAACATAAAACGGATATTATATATTTGAGAATAATGTTTAAAAAATATGAAAAGGAGGGGCATGATTTAGCCAAAGCTAGATTTTGCTAAGCCATTATGAAATTATATGAAGGAAATATGTACTGGCCTAAAACAAAAAAATCTATAAAATATGATAGCTTAAATGCAGACATAGATACAGATATAGCTATAATAGGTGCAGGGATGTCAGGCATCTTATGTGGTTATGAATTAGCAAAAAGAGGGCATGAGGTAGTTTTAGTAGAAGCGGAAGAAATAGCTAAAGGTAGCAGTAGTGCCAATACTGGACTATTACAATATTCTAGCGATAAGATGCTTTATGAGTTTATAGATGAGCTTGGAAAAGAAAATGCTGTATTGTTTTATAGGATGTGTCATGAAGCCATGAAAGATTTAAAAGCTCTTTCTGAAAAGCTTCCTGAAAGAGGAGATTTTGTAACTAGAAATAGTTTGTATTTGGCAAGTAAAATTGAGGATATAACGAAGCTTAAAAAAGAGTATAAAGCTCTTTTGGAAAATGATTTTCCAGTTGAGTATATTGACAGCAAAGCTCTAGAAACTGACTATGGAATAAAAGGAACTGAGGCTATGCTTACTAAAGAAGATGCAGAAGTAAACCCGTATAAGTTTATACTTGAAATATCAGAGGAGGCAGTAAGGCTAGGACTTGATATATTTGAAAATTCTAAAGTTTTAGACATTGACAAATCAGATGATTGTTTTATTATTAAAACAAAGGATGGTAGTATAAAAGCAAAGAAGCTAGTATATGCTACGGGATATAAAGCTAATGATTACAGTGAAATAAAAGATGGAGAGATAAATAGAACCTATGCACTAGCAACAGAGCCAATCTCTGGTGACAGCTGGAAGGATAGATGCTTAATTTGGGAAACCGCTAGACCTTATTTTTACGCTAGAATGACAGAAGATAATAGAATCATACTAGGCGGCGAAGACGAGGAAAAGGATAGTGTAACAAATAGTGAAGAAAAATTGCAAAAAAATACATTAAAGCTACTAGAAAAGCTGACAAATCTTTTTCCACATATTGAAACCAAAATCGAGTATTCATGGAATGCTGTATTTGGGGAATCTGACGACGGAATTCCATTTATAGGGCAGGACACAGATGACAAGGATGTTTATTACTGTCTTGGCTTTGGAGGAAATGGAACTGTATATAGTATGGCTGGCTCAAAAATAATTGCTGACCTAATAGAAGGAAAATCAAATAAATATGCTCATATTGTGAGCCTAGATAGACAAGGATAATGATGAATTTAAAATATCTTATATAAATCGTTGAAAACTATTATAAATCGGAGGTAAGGATATGCTAGAGAAAATCGTTCAAGGGAAAAGTTTGGAAACATGGTTTAATGAATTTCCTAAGCTAAGAGAAGTGTATGATTTAAAGGAAGTGCTTTGGATTAATGACAAGTATGAATCGATAAAAAGTAAAACAAGCTTTGAACCTAGCATGGATGATATTTTGGATGCTATGAATCGCTTGGGAAGATTTGCTTCGTATATAAAGGTTGCATTTCCTGTAACTAGAGAAAGCGATGGAATCATTGAATCTGAGCTATTTGAAATTGAGATGATGAAAAATGATTTAGCAAAGAAAGTTAATATGGATTTAGAGGGAAGACTGTTTATAAAAGGAGACCATGCTCTTCCTATATCTGGCTCAATCAAAGCCAGGGGTGGAATATATGAGGTACTAAAGCATGCAGAGGATTTGGCTATTAGCCATGGGCTTTTAAAGGAAGGCATGGATTATTCTGCTTTTGATTCAGAAGAGTTTAGAGCTTTGTTTTCTCAGCACTCCATAGCTGTAGGCTCTACTGGAAATCTAGGTCTTAGTATAGGAATCATAAGTGCTAGGCTTGGGTTTAAGGTTTATGTTCACATGTCTTCTGATGCGAAAAAATGGAAAAAGGATTTACTTAGAAGTAAAGGAGTTACAGTAATTGAGTACGAATCTGATTATAGCAAGGCTGTAGAAGAAGGAAGAAAGCAGTCAGAGCTAGATGACAAAATGTATTTCGTTGACGATGAAAACTCTGTAAATTTATTTCTAGGATATGCAGTTGCAGCTCTTAGACTCAGCAAACAGCTAAAGGATATGAATATAGCTGTAGATAGTGAGCATCCATTATTTGTTTATCTGCCTTGCGGAGTTGGAGGGGGTCCTGGAGGGGTAGCATATGGACTTAAGCTGATATTTGGAGATAATGTTCATTGCTTCTTTGCTGAGCCTACTCATTCTCCATGCATGCTCATAGGGATGATGACTTCACTGCATGACAAGGTAAGCGTACAGGATTTTGACATTGACAATAAAACTGCTGCTGACGGGCTTGCAGTAGGAAGACCATCTGGATTTGTAGGAAAAATATTAGAAAATCTACTAAGTGGAGTTTACAGCGTTACTGATGAAAATCTATTTATAATGCTTTCTGATTTAGCAGATTTAGAAGAAATATATCTTGAGCCTTCTGCACTTGCTGGAGTAAAAGGCATAGTTCATATGCATAGTGAAGAGGCAAAGGGTTATATAGAAAAAAATAATTTAGCTGATAAAATGAAAGATTCTGTTCACATTGTTTGGGCGACAGGTGGGAGTATGGTGCCAGAAGCTGAGATGAAGCTTTATTATGAAACTGGTGACAAGCTTAGAAAATAAATAGTGTTTATGTTAGGACATATCGAGGTATTTTTAGGATATGTCCTTTTTTTGCTTCCAGTATTTACTATATAAAGTTTTTGATATAAAATGATATAGGAACTTATGTTCGTTTTTGTAGAGGTGATGAAATGGAATTTAAAATAGTATCAGATTATAAACCTATGGGAGATCAGCCTCAGGCTATAGACACCATGGTTCGCTCGATAGAATCAGGAGCAAAGCATCAGACCTTACTTGGGGTTACTGGTTCTGGTAAGACCTTTACTATGGCAAATATAATAGAAAGAACTCAAAAACCGACCTTGGTTATAGCGCATAATAAGACACTCGCCGCTCAGCTTTATGGTGAATTCAAAGAGTTTTTTCCAGAAAATGCTGTAGAGTATTTTGTTTCTTATTATGATTATTATCAGCCAGAAGCCTATGTAGCTCATTCAGATACCTATATAGAAAAGGATTCTAGTATAAATGATGAGATAGATAAGCTAAGACATAGTGCTACAGCAGCTGTTCTAGAGAGAAGAGATGTAATAATAGTAGCCTCAGTTTCTTGTATTTACGGTTTGGGTGATCCTTCTGACTATGAAGAGATGATGGTTTCCCTTCGCCCAGGGCAAAATAAAGATAGAGATGATGTTATTAAAGAGCTCGTTGAGATTCAATATGAACGCAATGATATCAACTTTGTGCGTGGTACCTTCAGAGTAAGAGGCGATATAATAGAAATTCTTCCTATAAACACTGATGAGAGAGGTATACGAATAGAGTTTTTTGGCGATGAAATAGAAAGAATTTCAGAGATAGATTATATTACTGGAGAGATAGTAGGAGTGAGAAATCACGTAGCTATTTTCCCAGCATCACATTATGTTACAAGCAAGGAAAAGCTAGCTAAAGCAATCGAAAAAATAGAAGTAGAGCTAGAAGAAAGAATTGAGTACTTTAAGGAAAGGGATATGTTCCTAGAAGCTCAAAGAATAGAGCAAAGAACTAAGTACGATTTAGAAATGTTAAAAGAAATAGGCACTTGCAAGGGCATAGAGAACTACTCAAGACATCTTAGTGGAAGAGATGAAGGGGAAAGACCATTTACACTTATGGATTTCTTTCCAGATGATTTTTTGATTATAATAGACGAATCTCACGTAATGCTTCCCCAGCTTCATGCTATGTATGCAGGAGATAGGTCAAGAAAAGGTACACTTATCGATTATGGATTTAGACTGCCTTCAGCGTTTGACAACAGACCTCTTAGGTTTGAGGAGTTTGAGCAAGTCGCAAACCAGATTCTCTATGTATCTGCGACACCTTCGAAATACGAAATGGAACATTCTGTAGCATTTGGAGAGCAAGTAATCAGACCTACAGGATTAGTTGACCCTGAAATAGAAATAAGACCAATAAAAGGACAGATAGACGACTTGTTATTTGAAATAAATGAAAGAGTTAAAAAGAAAGAGCGTGTATTAATAACTACTCTTACAAAAAAAATGTCAGAAAATCTAACTCAATATCTTAAAGAAGCTTCTGTAAAGGTAAGATATCTTCACTCTGATATTGAGACTTTAGAGCGTATAGAGATAATAAGAGATTTGAGGCTTGGAGAATTTGATGTACTTGTAGGGATAAATCTTCTAAGAGAAGGCCTAGATTTACCAGAGGTTTCACTAGTTGCTATTTTGGATGCTGACAAGGAAGGCTTCTTGAGATCTGAGACTTCCCTAATACAAACTGTAGGAAGAGCGGCAAGAAACTCAAATGGAAAAGTTATCATGTACGCTGACAACATGACAGGCTCAATGCAAAGAGCTATAACAGAGACCTATAGAAGAAGAGAAATCCAAATTAATTACAATAAAGAAAATAATATAACTCCTACTACTATATTCAAAGAAATAAGAGGAGTAATAGCAGCTACTAGTGCAGCTGAAGGAGAAGGAAATTATTCAGTAAGAGAAACTATAGACAGAGAGAGAGTTAAGGACGAGATTATTAAGCTAAGCACTGAGATGGTCGAGGCTGCAGAAGCGCTTGAATTTGAAAAAGCAGCAAGCCTTAGAGACAGGATAAGAGAGCTTGAATCAAAGTTATAATCCTAGTAATTTTTATGAGATAAAACGGAGGAAGAAATGGAAAGAAGCGAGATAATAATTAAAGGGGCTAAGGAGCATAATCTAAAAAATGTAGATGTGACTTTACCTAGAAATAAATTTATTGTATTTACAGGATTATCAGGCTCAGGAAAATCCTCATTGGCATTTGATACCATATATGCCGAGGGACAAAGACGTTATGTAGAGAGTCTTTCCTCTTATGCCAGACAGTTTTTGGGACAGATGGAAAAACCAAATGTTGAGTATATAGAAGGGCTTTCTCCTTCCATATCAATAGACCAAAAAACCACATCTAGAAATCCTCGCTCTACAGTTGGAACAGTAACTGAAATTTATGACTATCTGAGACTCCTATTTGCGAGGATAGGAGTTCCTCATTGCCCTGTGTGTCATGAGCCTATAAGCCAGCTTACAGTTCAAGAGATAGTGGACAAGGTAATGGAACTTCACGACAGGACTAAAATTCAGATAATGTCACCTGTAGTAAGAGGAAAAAAAGGACGCCATGAGAAATTACTTGAAGCTATAAGAAAAGATGGATATGTAAGAATAAGAGTAGATGGCGAAAATATGGAAATAACAGATGATATTGAGCTAGATAAGAATAAAAAACACACTATAGATGTAGTAGTTGACCGTATAGCTGTAAAATCAGGAATAGAAAGCAGACTTTCAGATTCTATTGAAACAGCAGTAAAGCTTTCAGATGGGCTAGTTATTATAGATGTTATAGATGATAAGGAAATGCTATTATCTACTAAATTTGCCTGCCCAGAGCATGGAGTAGGTATTGAGGAGCTCACACCGAGAATGTTTTCTTTCAATGCACCTTATGGAGCCTGTGAAACTTGTAATGGACTAGGGAGCATGAAAAAAGTTGATGAGTATCTAGTAGTGCCAAATCAAGATTTGTCTCTAAGACAAGGAGCTGTAGATGCTTGGTTTTCTTCAGGTTCAGGAGCAAATGAAGATACCTATTACTTCAAAATGATAGAATCCCTAGCAACAACTTATAAAGCATCGCTAGACGTGCCTTTTAGAGATTTGGATAAAGAGTTTAAGCAAAAGCTACTATATGGTACTCCAGATATGATTGAGTTTAAGTATGAAAGCAAGTATGGAGGAAACAGAACCTATAAAGCGCCATTTGAGGGAGTAATCCCGAATCTAGAGCGCAGGTATAAAGAGACTCCATCAGAGTATATAAGAGAAAAAATCGAAAGCTATATGTTTGAAAGTCCATGCCCTAGCTGTCATGGAGCTAGATTAAGACCAGAGATACTGTCAGTTACTTTAGGAAATAGAAATATATCTGAGGTTACAGACTTCTCTGTAAATGAGATTTTAGATTATGTAGATTCTCTTGAGCTTACACCAAAACAAGAATTCATATCTAAAGAAATTCTAAAAGAAATAAAAGTAAGAACTAATTTCTTAAAGAATGTTGGACTTGATTATCTTACCTTGTCTAGAAAAGCAGGAACGCTTTCAGGTGGAGAATCTCAAAGAATTAGGCTAGCAACTCAAATAGGTTCAGCCTTGGTAGGTGTGCTTTATGTATTAGATGAGCCATCGATAGGACTTCACCAAAGAGATAACGACAAGCTACTAGCAAGTCTTAGACACCTTACTGATATAGGAAACACTTTGATTGTAGTAGAGCATGATGATGACACTATGAGAGCGGCAGACCATATAGTGGATATTGGACCCAAAGCAGGAATCCATGGAGGAGAAATAATAGCGCAGGGAACACTAGAGGATATAAAAAAGAATCCAAATTCGATAACTGGACAATACCTAAGTGGTAAAAAACGAATCGAGGTTCCTAAGGAAAGAAGAACTCCAAATGGAGCTAAGCTAACAATTAAAAATGCATCAGAAAATAACCTTAAAAATATAGATGTGGATATACCACTAGGGGTGTTTACCTGTGTGACAGGAGTATCTGGCTCTGGAAAAAGCTCACTTATAAATGAAATCCTTTATAAAGGAGCAGCCGCCAAAACTCAAAGATTAAAGGAAAGACCAGGAAAGCATGACGAGATACTAGGGCTGGAGCAAATAGATAAAGTAGTAGATATAGATCAGTCTCCTATAGGAAGAACACCTAGGTCGAATCCAGCTACCTACACTGGGGTTTTCGATATGATAAGAGATGTCTATGCACTTACTCCTGAGGCAAAAGCAAGAGGCTATAGCAAAGGCAGATTCAGCTTCAATGTAAAAGGTGGACGCTGTGAGGCATGTAAAGGCGATGGAATTATCAAAATAGAAATGCACTTTCTTCCTGATGTATATGTTCCTTGTGAGGTATGTAAGGGTGAACGCTATAACAGAGAAACTCTTCAAGTAAAATACAAGGGCAAGAGTATTTCAGATGTGCTTTCTATGAATGTAGAAGAAGCGCTTGAGTTTTTTGAAAATATTCCTAAGATAAAGAGAAAACTAGAAACTCTTAGCGAAGTAGGGCTAGCATATATAACCTTGGGACAACCTTCGACTCAGCTATCTGGAGGAGAAGCTCAGAGGATTAAGCTTGCAACTGAGCTGAGCAAAAGAGCCACAGGAAAAACACTATACATCCTAGATGAGCCAACTACAGGTCTTCATGTAGACGATGTAAAGAAGCTGATAGAAGTTCTTCAAAAACTAGTAGATGGTGGAAACACAGTCGTAGTAATAGAGCACAACCTAGATGTTATCAAGACCTGCGATCATATTATCGATTTAGGCCCTGAGGGTGGAGATAAAGGTGGCTCTGTCCTAATAGAGGGGACACCTGAAGAAATAATTAAGTGCAAAGATTCATATACAGGATTTTTCCTAAAAAAATATCTGTAATGATACTGTTATTTCAACTAGAGGTAAAATCTGCTAAACTATAAGTAGAAACATTGATGGCTATGAAATTATAGTAATTTATGAATAAAACAAGATTCATTAATGAATTCTTTGTCTTAAGGAGTGTTATAAATGAAAAAATTAACTAAGTTACTTGCAGTATTATTAGTTTTAGGGATTATGGTAACTGGATGTAACAACCAAATTAAACCATCTGAGCCTGACAAAATCCCAGTAGAGTCTAATGAAGGGCAAGAAAATCCAGATAATCAAGCTAACCCTGAAGACGAGCCTACAATAAATAAAGATTTAAAACAAGTAAATGCAATATTTTACTCTATGGATGCTGATAAGGCAGATATGATAATTTTAGATTCAAATTCAGATTCTAAAAATATAATTCTAAAAGATGAAGCTAGAGTATTTCTAACAGATAAAGAAGTAAATACAGTGGTTAGCCTTCAAATTAAGGAGTCAAGCAAAGGAATAGAGGTATACAATGCCAAAGATGCTGATAAAGCAACAGCTAAAGCGAAGTATATAGGATTTGCTGACAACAATTTTGCTGAATTTGAAATAATGAACAAGGCTTTTGTACTTCAGATACCTGAAGCTTTAAAAACTGAACTTGAAAAAGTAAATACAAATGAACTACTAGAAATTACTATAAAAACCAATGAAATACCTATAGCCAATCCTGTTTTAGAATCTTTTAAACGAGGTCAATAATTTACAGGTATCCTATTTTATGCACAAACAAGACATCGTACTTTAGTAGGGAAAACTACTGAAATAGGATGTCTTTTAATTTACAAAAAACGGTAATTAAGTTATAATATTACTAGGTCTTTAGAATGAAGTTGTGGGTCCAATTTAGTCCAGACTGAGAGGTATAATAATGATAAAAACGATTGTAGTAGATAACGATGCACTAATTCGAGATATTGTACAAAAGATATTGGAAGATAATAGCCAAATAGAGCTGGTTCACAAGGCGGAGGACGGGTTTGACGCCTTGGAATATTTAGAAATAAATAAAGTAGACTTAGTTCTTCTTGATATAGGGATGCCTAAAATTAATGGAATTGAGGTACTTCAAAAGATTAAAAACCTATATCCCCATATAAAGGTAATCATGCTTACTAGCTGTAAGGATAAAGAAATAGTACTCAAATGCCTTAATCTTGGAGCCGATGGCTACCTTTCCAAGGATGTAGGCTGCGAAGGCATAATTGACGCAATCCTAAGAGTATACGATGGTGAGATGGTGACTTTCCCAAAGGTATCTGACCTTATCATAGAGGATATGGATTATGTTAGAAAGCAGATAGAAGAGAATACCAAATCTCAAAAGCTTACGAAAAGAGAGCTACAAGTTATGTCACTTATATCAAAAGGAATGTCAAATAAAGCCATAGCAAAGCATTTAGAAATTAGTGATAAGACAGTTAAAAATCACGTATCAAGCATACTTAGAAAGCTATCCTTAAATGATAGAACTCAAATTGCAGTATATACACTTAGCAACAATATTTTTTAGCAGAAATATAAAACTTAAAAGAATTTCCATATATTTAAGAAAAACTGCTAGCAGTTTTTTGATTGAAACTTTTATATAAAAAAAGCTGAACTTCCTAGAGTAAACTTTAGAATGTTCAGCTTTTTTACTTTTATGACAATTAATTTGCTATTTTGGGAACTGTACTCTTTTCTTGGATTGTTTCTAATATTTTTTCTAATCTAGCGTGGATATCGTCGATAATAGCGTCACGCTCATAGTGAAAATCATTAGAATCTAGCATATAGCTATGGGTTATGGCTATAGTTTTTGTACCTTTATCATAGGCTTCAGATACCATATGCTGAAGCTTTTCTGTTGTAAAAAATTCTAATCT
This is a stretch of genomic DNA from Acetoanaerobium sticklandii. It encodes these proteins:
- the uvrA gene encoding excinuclease ABC subunit UvrA, which encodes MERSEIIIKGAKEHNLKNVDVTLPRNKFIVFTGLSGSGKSSLAFDTIYAEGQRRYVESLSSYARQFLGQMEKPNVEYIEGLSPSISIDQKTTSRNPRSTVGTVTEIYDYLRLLFARIGVPHCPVCHEPISQLTVQEIVDKVMELHDRTKIQIMSPVVRGKKGRHEKLLEAIRKDGYVRIRVDGENMEITDDIELDKNKKHTIDVVVDRIAVKSGIESRLSDSIETAVKLSDGLVIIDVIDDKEMLLSTKFACPEHGVGIEELTPRMFSFNAPYGACETCNGLGSMKKVDEYLVVPNQDLSLRQGAVDAWFSSGSGANEDTYYFKMIESLATTYKASLDVPFRDLDKEFKQKLLYGTPDMIEFKYESKYGGNRTYKAPFEGVIPNLERRYKETPSEYIREKIESYMFESPCPSCHGARLRPEILSVTLGNRNISEVTDFSVNEILDYVDSLELTPKQEFISKEILKEIKVRTNFLKNVGLDYLTLSRKAGTLSGGESQRIRLATQIGSALVGVLYVLDEPSIGLHQRDNDKLLASLRHLTDIGNTLIVVEHDDDTMRAADHIVDIGPKAGIHGGEIIAQGTLEDIKKNPNSITGQYLSGKKRIEVPKERRTPNGAKLTIKNASENNLKNIDVDIPLGVFTCVTGVSGSGKSSLINEILYKGAAAKTQRLKERPGKHDEILGLEQIDKVVDIDQSPIGRTPRSNPATYTGVFDMIRDVYALTPEAKARGYSKGRFSFNVKGGRCEACKGDGIIKIEMHFLPDVYVPCEVCKGERYNRETLQVKYKGKSISDVLSMNVEEALEFFENIPKIKRKLETLSEVGLAYITLGQPSTQLSGGEAQRIKLATELSKRATGKTLYILDEPTTGLHVDDVKKLIEVLQKLVDGGNTVVVIEHNLDVIKTCDHIIDLGPEGGDKGGSVLIEGTPEEIIKCKDSYTGFFLKKYL
- a CDS encoding response regulator, whose protein sequence is MIKTIVVDNDALIRDIVQKILEDNSQIELVHKAEDGFDALEYLEINKVDLVLLDIGMPKINGIEVLQKIKNLYPHIKVIMLTSCKDKEIVLKCLNLGADGYLSKDVGCEGIIDAILRVYDGEMVTFPKVSDLIIEDMDYVRKQIEENTKSQKLTKRELQVMSLISKGMSNKAIAKHLEISDKTVKNHVSSILRKLSLNDRTQIAVYTLSNNIF